A segment of the Candidatus Thorarchaeota archaeon genome:
TACGGACGGCCTCGTTCAGCAGCGACGGCAGCATGATTGCCTCGGGGTCGAGTGACAAGTGCATCTATGTGTGGATGGGTTCGCCTTACGCGATTAGTGGGGAGGGCAAGACGACAAGCGAGGTTGATGGGATCGAGTGGTTTCCTGACCAGAGTTCGTTTGTCAGCTGCGAGGGGAGCGGGGCCATCATACGCTGGGATGTGGTTCAAATGGAGTCCATGCTCCAACCGTTCAGGGCTCTTCTCAGGGAGATTGAGGCCGACTCCCAGATGCTGCGACGCGAGGAGTTGACAAGGGCACTTGACGAACTGAGGGGGCAATATGACCCAGAGGTCCTTCAGGACCGGCAAGTCTTCTACCTCATATGGCAGTGCAAGAAAGCGCTCGGTCTATTGAAAGGAAAACCGAAGGAGGACTAGATTGCTTTCTTTGCCTCTTCAATCATAACCCTGCACAGTTTCACAAACGAGTCCTCGACATTCTCCCCGGTGAGAGCACTCGACTCCACGTAGAGTGAGCCAATCCTCTTGGCGTACTCCTCTCCCTCCTGTGTCGTGACCACTCTGCTGCCCTCCAGATCCACCTTATTGGCCACAACCACCATGGGCACATCCCTACCCAGACTTGCCCGAGCCTCCTCCCTCCAGCGGTCCAGATTGAGAAAGGTGCGTCTTCGTGTGACATCAAAGACGAGGAGTCCTCCCCTCGCTCCCCTGTAGAATGACTGTCTCACAACCTCGAACCTGGGCTGACCTGCAAGGTCCCACACCTGTAGCGTCACATTGGCATTGATATCAGGTACTTGTAGTCTCTTCACAGAGAAGTCTGAGCCGATTGTGCGCTTGTAGTCGGCATCAAAGTGGTCCTGTGTGAACCTGGTAGTGAGTGCGGTCTTACCCACTGCGCCGTCCCCAAGCATGATTATCTTGAACCGGTACTCAGCTGTCACAGGTGTCACATCCTGAATGTGAGCAGATGAGGTCGCACCCTTAAATCTATGGTCCCCATCGCTTCCTCGACAAGTCCGGGGCTGTGACATCATCATTTAATAGGCGAATGCGCAAACGGAATGGCAGTCCTAACAGGGAGCGTTTCAATGCATGGAGAGGCCTGACTATGCTTCACTCACTGATATCCTCGAAGACATGAACAGGGAGGGTGGGTATCATGCCTCGATTCTCGCACGACAGGATGGAGGTTTTCTGATTGCGTCTGCAGTCTCACCGACGACAAATCGTGACCTTGTCGCCGCCATGGCTGGCTACTTGGTCGATACTAGCGAACGCGTGAAGAAGGAGCTCTCTCTGGGTGACATCCGTGACATCTCGGTGAGGTGCACAGCCGGCAAGATGGTAGTGAAGACCATCACCACCGATGGCAGTGACACGTTTCTTCTGGCAGTCCTCATGCCTCGGAACATAAGATACCACTCCCGGCCTCTCGGCAAAGCTGCGACACGGATTAAGAATCTACTGCGTTACAAGCGATAGAGCTGGTTCGAGTGCGTCTGGTGAGAACATGGACTACTCAAAACATTCAAGAGAGCCCATCCAATAGAGAGCCCGCACCAAACACACATCGGAGAACGCCTGCTTGGAAGACACATCTCAGACGACCACCGCTGAGGGCTCGAATCGGCCATCTTCTGTGATTGAGATAGTGTTTTTCAAGTCGGACACATGCGGTTTCTGTTTCAGAGCAGAGGAAGTACTGCATGAGTTCCTTTCAACGCTAGACCCCAAGATGTTTATGATAAAAGTCATCAATGTAAGTCAACAACCTGAAGCGGCCGAAGCGTATGGCGTGCTTGCTGTGCCCACCATAATGATTGGTAGTATGTCATTGACAGGTATTCCGGAACCTGACGTCATGATGAAGATGATACTCGGACATCGACTGTCCAAGAAGGGATCTGTAGAATGAGCGGACAAGATATCGATCGGGTTAAGACAGGCATTCCCGGTCTGGACGAGCTAGTGGAAGGCGGCTTTCCACGCGGTGACACCATACTTGTGGCCGGGAAGCCGGGTACAGGCAAGAGCATCTTGGCCACGCAGTTCCTGTATCGTGGAGCGGTTGAATACGGAGAACCAGGCGTACTCGTGACGCTGGAGGAACCTCCTCATCTCATCAAGCGCAACATGCTCAGGTTTGGCATGAATCTAAGCAAGCTTGAACAAGAGAATATGCTTGGCATTGTTGACCTCTCTCCGGCAAAGCCACCATCTGTCACAGTGGTCGAGTACCCAAGTTTCGACTTGTCCGGTCTTGAAGCCATCATCCTGAATCGAATCAACAAGATTCACGCTCGCAGGGTGGTCATCGATACACTCTCCATAATGGCTTACAAGTTCAGAAGTCGTGACATACTACGGGAGGAGTTCTTCAAACTGTGTGCGCATATCACCGGGACAGGCGCGACTCTCCTACTTACAAGTGAGATTCCTGCCCAAGAGACCGGCCTTGGCGTCTTTGACATCGAGGCTTTTCTCGCCTCAGGAGTCATTGTGCTATACAACGAGAAGATCAGTGACACATCACGGTCACGGTCAATAGAGGTGCTGAAGCTCCGTGGCTCGAAGCACAGTTCACGAATTCACTCCATGAGAATCACAGACGAGGGCATTCGCGTCTGGCCTGGCGAGATTGGACCCGGCAGCTAGAATAGGGGGCGCAGCTGAAACGTGAGTATGGACAGGTCCCAAGGAACAACACCACAGCAGTTCCAGTTCAAGGCATATCCCATGATTGGGGACTTGGTTCAGTTTGGACAGCTCACACAGATATCAATCATGGTTGTCGGTGAGGTTGGTTCAGGCAAGACGACGTACGCAGAGGCCTTTCTTGCTGAGGGGCTTACCTTGGGCTTTCCTGCAGTGTTTGTCACGACCGATGTCTCTCCGAGAGTCATCCGCAACGACATGAGCCGGCATGGATGGCCTGTTGAGGAATATGAACGCGAGGGCAGATTCGTCTTTATTGATGGATACTCGGAGCGGATGGGCGCCCCCAAGGGTGGTGTAGCACACTCGCTGTCAAAGCTGGACGACACCAGTGAGCTGGGCATCGTGCTGTCGGAAGTACTTGATAAGATGGTAGCCGCTAGGGTTGTAATCGACAGTCTCTCAACCCTGATACTGAACTCAAACCCTGCGAACATTCCGCGTGCGGTACAGAGACTCAGTGGCAGGCTCACTCAGAACTCACACAGCATAATGTACATTCTTGAGGATGGCGTTCACGACGACAAGACGTATGCCACCTTCTCGTATCTCACTGACGCTGTTCTGCGCTTCAAGTTCGATGACTTGGGTCCCAAGGTCACCTACTCCCTTCGGGTCGAGCGTATGCGGGGAACAGAAACCTCTCGTGCATGGAGAGAGTTCGTGCTTGAATAGCTGTGAAAGCTTTTAACTGGGAGTCAGCCGAATTCTGCAGTACTTGAGAGGAGTTGCAGCCTTGGACTCCCGTATCATTTCAACACTGAGAGAGATTCTGTGTTCATCTATCTCCTTGGATGATGGTCTCTCTGCTATCCAGAACGTGGCGCGTTCCGTTCCCGACGATATAGACCTGATATTTGAAGTGGCTCGTGCTATTGAAGAGATCATACTCCGCAGACCGGGGCTTGCCAATATCAAACTCACGGAGTTGATTGTGCGGCTCTCCTTCAGCGAAGACCGCACCATGCCAGAGCTCATCTCTCTCCTAGACACACGATTCACCAACGCTCATCGTCGCTCCGAGACCGAGATTCTGCCTGATATAGACGCCATTCCTGTCCTACTTGACATTCTCGGAGAGCTCGGTAGTGCAATGTCCACCGCTCTCCGCCACAACCTGCGCCCTCTGCTACAGTTTCTGACAGACGAGACTCTGCTCACACTTGAGGCCATATATGAACGTGACCACCCTCAGTCAACCCGTCTGGCTATCCACGAGGTCCACTATCTGACTTATCTGCTGATGGAGGAGGGCCTATTTGACTGTGCTGAGGCTTTGCTGAACAGAGTGGTCGATATTGCCAGGGAGATGAAGATGGACGAGGTCGCTGTCAGCACTGCGCTCGACCTGGCAGCTGTCCAGACTGAACTGGGAATCCACAGTCAGGCGCGGGTGATACTACAGGGTCTGGAGCGCTCCAAGGTTGTGATGGACAGCCCTGAGCTCACAGCTCTCGTCACACTCCAGCAGGCTATCAACGAGACACGGGACGACTCTGTAGACCATACGGTAGCACGCGCCCTGTCTCGGAAGGCAATTCAATTCTATTCCGAAGCCATATCACGCGGAAAGTTACACCCGTGCCAGCTGGGTATTGCTCAGCTTACAATAGGCTCCAACATACTTGCCAATGGGTGGCGGGAGGCAGTCCCGGAAGCCATTCAGATGCTGGAAGCGTCTCTTGCTACGTTTGAGTC
Coding sequences within it:
- a CDS encoding GTP-binding protein, which gives rise to MTAEYRFKIIMLGDGAVGKTALTTRFTQDHFDADYKRTIGSDFSVKRLQVPDINANVTLQVWDLAGQPRFEVVRQSFYRGARGGLLVFDVTRRRTFLNLDRWREEARASLGRDVPMVVVANKVDLEGSRVVTTQEGEEYAKRIGSLYVESSALTGENVEDSFVKLCRVMIEEAKKAI
- a CDS encoding thioredoxin family protein, producing the protein MEDTSQTTTAEGSNRPSSVIEIVFFKSDTCGFCFRAEEVLHEFLSTLDPKMFMIKVINVSQQPEAAEAYGVLAVPTIMIGSMSLTGIPEPDVMMKMILGHRLSKKGSVE
- a CDS encoding AAA family ATPase, yielding MSGQDIDRVKTGIPGLDELVEGGFPRGDTILVAGKPGTGKSILATQFLYRGAVEYGEPGVLVTLEEPPHLIKRNMLRFGMNLSKLEQENMLGIVDLSPAKPPSVTVVEYPSFDLSGLEAIILNRINKIHARRVVIDTLSIMAYKFRSRDILREEFFKLCAHITGTGATLLLTSEIPAQETGLGVFDIEAFLASGVIVLYNEKISDTSRSRSIEVLKLRGSKHSSRIHSMRITDEGIRVWPGEIGPGS